The proteins below come from a single Chitinophaga pinensis DSM 2588 genomic window:
- the nuoK gene encoding NADH-quinone oxidoreductase subunit NuoK, with protein sequence MAPISAHTVLIVAAILFVLGLAGVLTRKNIIFMLISIEIMLNAAGLAFIAAGSRWQQPDGQIMYLFILAMAAAEVSVALAMVLQIHHQHKTLDVEDLRELKD encoded by the coding sequence ATGGCACCTATCTCTGCACATACGGTCCTTATTGTTGCCGCCATCCTGTTTGTACTGGGACTCGCCGGCGTACTCACCAGGAAGAACATCATCTTTATGCTGATCTCGATAGAGATCATGTTAAATGCCGCAGGACTTGCTTTCATAGCTGCCGGATCCAGGTGGCAGCAACCCGACGGACAGATCATGTACCTGTTCATTCTGGCAATGGCAGCTGCTGAAGTCTCTGTGGCCCTGGCGATGGTCTTACAGATCCATCATCAGCATAAAACACTGGACGTGGAAGATCTGAGAGAACTAAAAGACTGA
- the nuoJ gene encoding NADH-quinone oxidoreductase subunit J — MPILFYLSSAVAIIATMMVITRYHPIHALLYLVVSFLAIAMVFLSLGAPFAAALEVIVYAGAIMVLFIFVVMMLNLGKETAAQEKDWLRPAVWIGPGILTLILLMEMSILLLAPPQRDVAMAVVTPRQVALSLYGEYIIAVELIGFLLTTGIVGAAHIGKQKKKSLHRFLQA, encoded by the coding sequence ATGCCGATACTATTCTATCTGTCATCAGCGGTAGCGATTATTGCCACCATGATGGTCATCACGCGTTATCATCCCATACATGCATTGCTGTATCTCGTGGTATCTTTCCTGGCTATTGCTATGGTGTTCCTTTCTCTGGGCGCACCATTCGCAGCAGCATTAGAAGTGATCGTCTATGCAGGCGCTATTATGGTGCTGTTCATTTTTGTGGTGATGATGCTGAACCTCGGAAAAGAAACCGCTGCACAGGAGAAAGATTGGCTACGCCCTGCCGTGTGGATAGGCCCGGGTATACTCACCCTGATACTGCTCATGGAAATGAGCATACTGCTGTTAGCGCCTCCGCAAAGAGACGTCGCGATGGCAGTAGTCACGCCCAGACAGGTGGCACTGTCACTTTACGGAGAATATATTATTGCGGTTGAACTGATCGGCTTTTTACTGACGACAGGCATTGTGGGCGCTGCGCATATCGGTAAACAAAAGAAGAAAAGTCTGCACAGATTCTTACAAGCATAA
- the nuoI gene encoding NADH-quinone oxidoreductase subunit NuoI: protein MISHLRTMWLVFLHLFHKRETIQYPEEKVALRPRWRGRIVLTKDPDGGERCVGCYLCAAACPVDCIALQATEDENGRRYPEFFRINFSRCIFCGYCEEACPTYAIQLTPDFEMAEYRRQDLVYEKEDLLIDSQGKYPGYNFYKMAGLSAGVKDKGKGENEEAPVDIKSLLP, encoded by the coding sequence ATGATCAGTCATCTGCGCACCATGTGGTTAGTCTTCCTGCATCTCTTTCACAAAAGAGAAACCATTCAATACCCGGAAGAAAAAGTTGCTTTACGTCCACGCTGGCGCGGACGTATTGTCTTAACCAAAGATCCTGACGGTGGAGAACGCTGTGTAGGGTGTTATCTCTGCGCTGCTGCCTGTCCGGTGGACTGCATCGCTCTTCAGGCAACAGAAGACGAAAACGGACGCCGCTATCCGGAGTTCTTCCGTATTAATTTCTCCCGCTGCATCTTCTGCGGTTACTGTGAAGAGGCTTGTCCGACCTACGCCATTCAGCTCACACCTGATTTTGAAATGGCAGAATACAGAAGACAGGACCTTGTATACGAAAAAGAAGACCTGCTGATAGATAGTCAGGGCAAATACCCTGGTTACAACTTCTATAAAATGGCAGGACTCAGTGCGGGTGTAAAAGATAAAGGCAAAGGAGAAAATGAAGAAGCACCGGTGGATATCAAAAGCTTATTACCCTAA
- the nuoH gene encoding NADH-quinone oxidoreductase subunit NuoH, protein MTVMQHIWIVLGVLFVFLNIAAGLIWVERRLLAMWQDRLGPNRAGPLGLMIVLADTLKLFFKEDWIPPFADKWVFILAPAIVVACVLMSLVIIPFAPGIVVADLNVGLLFFLAMSSLGVYSIVLGGWASNNKYSLLGALRGASQMIAYEVFMGLSLMGVVMLSRSFNLAEIVAAQEKIWFVVLQPIGFVIFFIAGLAETHRLPFDIPESESELIAGFHAEYSGMKFGMFFIGEYLGITLISAMTVTLFFGGWLGPAFLPPVIWFFLKTFVFIGLFILLRASLPRPRYDQLLEYGWKLLLPLVLVNLLVTGAIALWMKH, encoded by the coding sequence ATGACAGTAATGCAACATATCTGGATCGTATTAGGCGTACTCTTCGTATTCCTGAATATAGCGGCAGGACTGATCTGGGTAGAACGGAGACTGCTTGCCATGTGGCAGGACAGATTAGGCCCTAACAGGGCCGGTCCTTTAGGTTTGATGATCGTCCTGGCAGATACCCTGAAACTGTTTTTTAAAGAGGACTGGATCCCTCCTTTTGCCGATAAATGGGTATTCATCCTGGCGCCTGCTATTGTCGTGGCCTGTGTGCTCATGAGTCTTGTGATCATCCCCTTTGCGCCGGGTATCGTGGTGGCGGATCTGAACGTCGGATTACTATTCTTCCTCGCCATGTCCTCCCTGGGTGTGTACAGCATCGTACTCGGCGGATGGGCATCCAATAATAAATATTCGCTGTTAGGCGCATTGAGAGGCGCTTCCCAGATGATCGCCTATGAGGTCTTTATGGGCCTCTCCCTCATGGGCGTGGTGATGTTAAGTCGTTCTTTTAACCTGGCGGAGATTGTTGCAGCACAGGAAAAGATATGGTTCGTCGTTTTGCAGCCAATAGGGTTTGTGATCTTTTTTATCGCCGGACTGGCAGAAACACACCGCTTACCGTTTGATATTCCGGAGTCAGAAAGTGAACTGATTGCCGGTTTCCATGCGGAGTATTCCGGGATGAAATTCGGGATGTTCTTCATTGGAGAATACCTGGGCATCACGCTGATATCAGCCATGACAGTTACCTTATTTTTCGGTGGATGGCTGGGACCTGCTTTCCTGCCGCCCGTCATCTGGTTCTTTCTGAAAACATTTGTATTCATCGGATTATTCATTCTGCTGAGAGCTTCATTGCCCCGGCCCAGGTATGATCAGTTACTGGAATACGGCTGGAAACTGCTGTTACCCCTGGTATTGGTCAATTTACTGGTAACGGGCGCTATTGCACTCTGGATGAAACATTAG
- the nuoG gene encoding NADH-quinone oxidoreductase subunit NuoG, translating to MPRIYIDNVPFEVKAGKNLLEACLSLGIDLPYFCWHPAMGSIGACRQCAVKVYKDADDTKGRIMMSCMESVKDDLHISVCDPGAKAFRAQVIEWLMTNHPHDCPVCDEGGSCHLQDVTVMTGHDYRRYEFKKRTYTNQYLGPLINHEMNRCIQCYRCVRFYRDYAGGKDLNVFSAHNHVYFGREKDGVLQSPFSGNLAEVCPTGVFTDKTLKEHYTRKWDLTNAPAICQHCSLGCNVIAGERYGQLRSIVNRYNSEVNGYFLCDKGRFGYEFVNSENRITQTLIRHRTAEAVDENTLMNYLPNILIGHTVIGIGSPRASIESNYALMELAGKECFYQGLPDNQVFLQQKIVDILSAGTVHTPSLKEIEQADAVLVLGEDIWNTAPVMALAVRQSVMKTAAAHVQEQVPLPGWHDAALKELAQESKGFLANMCVLPSPLDEIAACQVHGAPDDMARLGFQIAHLLNNTLPAVDKASAPLLHNATMISQQLLLAKHPVIIAGTSAGSEALIRAAYDIAASLQNNEQRTGLAFVLPECNSMGLAMTGASSFEKALAIVEKNPDVTAVILENDLYRNIPADMADTFFSKCRQLVVLDTLHNRTTEKADVLIPIATFAEGDGTFINNEGRAQRSYQVFMSPDKALKEAFKWLFEMKVIRRAISNGHDVHPDEMLAGLERAYPLFKGIADVVPSHAFRIHGSRIPRESQRYSGRTAMQANKAVSEPKPLQDDDSPLSFTMEGYRGMPPAPLIPYFWAPGWNSGQAVNKYQQETGGALKGGDPGIRLFRATGATPAWFQDIPDAFTARQGKWFLLPQYQLFGSGELSIYTKGIAALSPAPKALLSAKDAALLNMTTGDLLSVQTDNRTYQFPLETSDHMQDGIVILTAGLKGMESLSWGTWVNLFK from the coding sequence ATGCCACGCATATACATAGATAACGTTCCTTTCGAAGTAAAAGCAGGCAAAAACCTGCTGGAGGCCTGCCTGAGCCTGGGCATCGACCTTCCCTACTTCTGCTGGCATCCCGCCATGGGCAGTATCGGCGCCTGCCGGCAATGTGCTGTCAAAGTGTACAAAGACGCTGACGATACCAAAGGGCGTATCATGATGAGTTGTATGGAAAGTGTAAAAGACGACCTGCATATCTCCGTCTGTGACCCCGGCGCAAAGGCATTCCGTGCACAGGTTATAGAATGGCTGATGACCAATCACCCGCATGATTGTCCGGTATGTGATGAAGGCGGTAGTTGTCACCTGCAGGACGTCACCGTCATGACCGGCCATGACTACCGGCGCTATGAATTCAAAAAACGCACCTATACCAATCAATACCTTGGTCCGCTGATCAATCATGAGATGAACCGCTGCATACAATGCTACCGTTGTGTGCGATTCTACCGGGATTATGCCGGCGGTAAGGATCTCAACGTATTCTCCGCACATAACCACGTGTATTTCGGCAGGGAAAAGGATGGCGTACTACAAAGTCCCTTCAGCGGTAACCTTGCAGAAGTATGCCCTACCGGCGTATTTACAGATAAAACACTCAAGGAACATTATACCCGTAAATGGGACCTGACCAACGCACCGGCCATCTGTCAGCATTGTAGTCTGGGATGTAATGTCATTGCAGGAGAGCGTTACGGTCAGCTACGCAGTATCGTGAACCGTTACAACAGCGAGGTCAATGGTTATTTCCTCTGCGATAAAGGCCGCTTTGGTTATGAATTCGTCAACAGTGAAAACCGCATTACACAGACGTTGATCCGTCATCGCACAGCAGAGGCGGTAGATGAAAATACGTTAATGAACTATCTGCCCAATATCCTTATCGGTCATACGGTGATTGGTATTGGTTCTCCCAGGGCTTCTATCGAGAGTAATTACGCATTGATGGAGCTGGCCGGCAAGGAATGCTTTTACCAGGGATTGCCTGACAACCAGGTATTCCTCCAACAGAAGATCGTTGACATCCTTTCCGCAGGTACGGTTCATACCCCTTCACTAAAAGAGATCGAACAGGCGGACGCCGTATTGGTACTAGGAGAAGATATCTGGAATACGGCGCCTGTCATGGCACTGGCTGTACGCCAGTCTGTTATGAAAACAGCCGCTGCGCATGTACAGGAACAGGTACCACTCCCCGGCTGGCATGATGCAGCATTAAAAGAACTGGCACAGGAAAGCAAAGGTTTTTTGGCGAATATGTGCGTACTGCCTTCTCCTTTGGATGAAATAGCAGCCTGCCAGGTACATGGCGCCCCTGACGATATGGCCCGCCTGGGCTTCCAGATCGCGCACCTGTTGAATAACACGCTGCCGGCAGTCGACAAAGCATCTGCCCCCCTCCTGCACAATGCCACAATGATCAGTCAGCAATTGCTGCTGGCTAAACACCCTGTGATTATTGCAGGTACATCTGCCGGCAGTGAAGCACTGATCAGGGCCGCTTATGATATCGCGGCTTCCCTTCAGAACAATGAACAACGTACAGGACTTGCTTTTGTATTGCCTGAATGTAATAGTATGGGACTTGCCATGACGGGTGCTTCATCCTTTGAAAAAGCGCTGGCGATCGTAGAAAAGAACCCGGACGTTACCGCTGTCATTCTTGAAAATGACCTCTACAGGAATATTCCGGCCGACATGGCAGATACCTTTTTCAGTAAATGCCGGCAGTTGGTCGTATTGGATACGCTCCATAACCGCACCACCGAAAAGGCGGATGTATTGATACCCATAGCCACCTTCGCGGAAGGCGACGGCACTTTTATCAATAACGAGGGACGCGCACAAAGGAGCTACCAGGTATTCATGTCGCCCGATAAAGCCCTGAAAGAAGCCTTTAAATGGCTTTTTGAGATGAAGGTGATACGCAGGGCTATTTCAAATGGTCATGACGTACATCCGGACGAAATGCTGGCAGGATTGGAAAGGGCCTATCCGCTATTCAAAGGCATTGCCGATGTAGTGCCTTCACATGCGTTCCGCATACACGGATCGCGTATTCCCCGGGAATCACAACGATATAGCGGACGTACGGCCATGCAGGCCAATAAGGCCGTCAGCGAACCTAAACCGCTACAGGATGACGATTCCCCCCTGTCATTTACCATGGAAGGCTACCGGGGAATGCCGCCTGCTCCTCTGATCCCTTATTTCTGGGCGCCGGGATGGAATTCAGGGCAGGCAGTCAACAAATATCAACAGGAAACCGGCGGTGCTCTAAAAGGCGGAGATCCGGGCATCCGCTTATTCAGAGCAACAGGTGCTACACCTGCCTGGTTCCAGGATATACCGGACGCTTTTACTGCCCGGCAGGGAAAATGGTTCCTGTTACCGCAATACCAGCTGTTTGGTTCCGGCGAACTCAGTATCTACACTAAAGGCATCGCGGCACTCTCCCCTGCGCCCAAGGCACTCCTTTCTGCAAAGGACGCTGCTTTGCTGAATATGACAACAGGAGACCTGCTTTCTGTACAGACAGACAACAGAACCTACCAGTTTCCCCTGGAAACAAGCGATCATATGCAGGATGGCATCGTCATCCTCACAGCAGGATTAAAAGGCATGGAGTCTTTGAGCTGGGGCACATGGGTAAATCTTTTTAAATAA
- the nuoF gene encoding NADH-quinone oxidoreductase subunit NuoF has translation MMTERPLTRNIYPDRPPMNLKEYEKTGGYAALRKVCSTMDPAALQKLVQDSNLKGRGGAGFSTGMKWSLIPMDDKATHPKYLIANADEMEPGTFKDRLLLEGNPHQLIEGMILAAYAIQADIAYVFLRWAYHEAATLIRKSIQEAYDAGYLGTDILGSGFHLEMYLHTGVGRYMCGEETALLNALEGKRATPRAKPPFPQISGLFGKPTIVNNVETLCCVPHIVNNGVAWFKGLSYSDDGGTKVYGVSGKVKRPGAWELPMGVTMRELIEEHAGGMKAGYELKGVLPGGASTDFLTTQHLDIKMDYKSVAAAGSRLGTGTMIVLDSGTCPVGFVHNLQHFFAQESCGWCTPCREGLPWVEKILLALEKGDGKPEDIELLQMHTQFLGPGNTFCALAPGAMEPLQSALKYFMDDFEKHVEHKKCPYN, from the coding sequence ATGATGACAGAACGCCCGCTTACAAGAAATATATATCCTGATCGTCCTCCGATGAATCTGAAAGAGTACGAGAAGACGGGCGGTTATGCAGCCCTCCGGAAAGTATGCAGTACGATGGATCCCGCCGCGCTACAAAAACTGGTACAGGACAGTAACCTGAAGGGGCGCGGAGGCGCCGGATTCAGTACCGGTATGAAATGGAGTCTTATTCCCATGGACGATAAAGCGACACATCCGAAATACCTGATCGCCAATGCAGATGAAATGGAGCCCGGCACCTTCAAAGACCGGCTATTACTGGAAGGTAATCCTCACCAGCTGATAGAAGGTATGATACTCGCCGCCTATGCAATCCAGGCAGACATCGCTTATGTATTCCTCCGCTGGGCTTATCATGAAGCGGCTACCCTCATTCGAAAGAGCATCCAGGAAGCTTACGACGCCGGTTATCTGGGAACAGATATACTCGGCAGTGGGTTTCACCTGGAAATGTACCTGCATACAGGTGTGGGCCGCTATATGTGCGGAGAAGAGACCGCCCTGCTCAATGCGCTGGAAGGCAAACGGGCTACGCCAAGAGCTAAACCGCCGTTCCCACAGATCAGCGGACTGTTTGGTAAACCCACCATAGTCAATAATGTCGAAACGCTGTGCTGCGTACCTCATATCGTCAATAATGGTGTAGCGTGGTTCAAGGGACTCAGCTACAGTGATGATGGCGGTACCAAAGTATATGGCGTGAGTGGTAAAGTAAAAAGACCAGGCGCCTGGGAGCTGCCCATGGGTGTGACCATGCGCGAACTGATCGAAGAACATGCCGGCGGTATGAAAGCTGGTTATGAATTGAAAGGGGTATTACCGGGCGGCGCTTCTACCGACTTCCTCACCACGCAGCACCTTGATATTAAAATGGATTATAAATCTGTCGCCGCCGCAGGCAGCCGATTAGGTACCGGTACAATGATCGTACTGGACTCCGGCACCTGTCCGGTAGGCTTCGTACATAACCTCCAGCATTTCTTTGCGCAGGAAAGCTGCGGATGGTGTACGCCCTGCCGGGAAGGACTACCCTGGGTAGAAAAGATCCTGCTGGCCCTGGAAAAAGGGGACGGCAAACCAGAAGATATCGAACTCTTACAGATGCATACACAGTTCCTGGGTCCGGGTAATACCTTCTGCGCACTGGCTCCCGGCGCCATGGAACCATTACAGAGCGCACTGAAATATTTCATGGATGATTTTGAGAAACATGTGGAGCATAAAAAATGTCCGTATAACTAA
- the nuoE gene encoding NADH-quinone oxidoreductase subunit NuoE codes for MLSTTEKEAIDHEIGLVPHKRATVIEALKIVQQHRGWISDDSVEEIAHYLGISPAEVDSVATFYNLIFRKPVGRHVILLCDSISCYVMGYKSLYAALQRKLQISFGQTCPDNRFTLLPNACLGCCDHAPAMMIDKDLYRDITIEQLDDILKKYA; via the coding sequence ATGCTAAGTACTACAGAAAAGGAAGCGATCGATCATGAGATCGGACTGGTGCCTCATAAAAGAGCCACTGTCATCGAGGCATTGAAGATCGTACAACAGCATCGCGGATGGATCAGCGATGACAGCGTAGAAGAAATTGCTCACTACCTCGGTATCAGTCCGGCAGAGGTAGACAGTGTAGCCACCTTCTATAATCTCATCTTCCGCAAGCCTGTCGGAAGACACGTCATCCTGCTCTGCGACAGTATATCCTGCTACGTCATGGGATATAAAAGTCTCTATGCCGCTTTACAGCGCAAACTACAGATCAGTTTCGGACAAACATGCCCGGATAACCGTTTCACACTCTTACCCAATGCATGTCTGGGCTGCTGTGATCATGCGCCTGCGATGATGATAGATAAAGACCTCTACAGAGACATTACGATTGAACAGCTGGATGATATCCTGAAAAAATATGCATGA